In Brachybacterium fresconis, the genomic stretch GTGGAGATCGGTGAACTCGGGCGCAGCGGGGCGGTGGGGGTTCACTCCGAGGTCGCCGAGGAGCACGACCTGGTCGTGGTCGACACACGCCCCGCGCCCGAGCGGGATTCCGCTCGCTCGAGGCCTTTCACGCGAGCAGAGGCCTGTCAGCCGACCACCAGGTCCTGATGGCCGTCCATCGCTTCCCGAGCCATGTCGAGATGCCCTGCATGGACCGCGGTCTCGTCGATCACCCGCAGCAGGATCTCCCATCCCGTCAGGAGTCGAGGCGCGTCGAACACCTCGACGGGCGGCCACCACAGGGGCGGTGCGTTCAGATCGGCCCGGGCGAGGGCCGCGTCACCGAGGGCTGTCTCACGTCGGTACGCCTCGCGGAGCGCGGGTCCGGGCAACGGCGGCGCGCGCCAGCCGTCCCGGAGCTGATCGATCGCGGTGCCGTCGCCGCCCAGCACTGCGCGGAGCCAGAAGCTCTCGACGTCATGGATCAGGTGGCTGAGCATCGAGCGCGGCGTCCAGCCGGACGGAGCTGCGACATGATCGAGCTCCGACTCACCCAGCCCGTCGATCGTGCGCAGCACATGGTCTCGATGCCGTACGAGGTCGCGCAGCGCGAGGGAGCGGGCGACCGATTCCTGTGCGGAGTCCGTCATGCTGGTCCTATCTCAGGGGCGGCAGGGCCGGGGGAGCGGGGACGGCCCCCGGGAGACGCGCGCTCCCAGGAGGCGACGGCCCCGGGCACAACGGTGAACAGCGGATGGGGCTCGGGCGCCGCGAGGCGCCGCACTCGCTGCCAGCGTACCGGGTCGCGCTGCTCGAGCTTCGCCAGCAGATGCTCCCATTCACAGGCGAGCTGACCGTCAGGGACGGGGATCCGCGCCGGGCGCGCCCCGCCGTTCGGCGCCTCGTCGATCCGGGTGCGATCGAAGCGGTATCCCCGCGCCGTGGCCTCCTCGGCCAGGACGTCGAGATAGGCACCGAGGGCTGCGAGCGGATCGACCTGCGCCCGGAACCGCTCGAGCTGCGGGTGGGAACGGTAGCCGCGCGTGCGGCCGGCGAGCACCGCCTGGGCCAGCAGTGATTCGCGCCAGCAGCCCGTGAGGCCCTGGCGCTCGAGGTGTCGGGGGTGCAGTGACCAGAGGCGCATCTGCCCATCCTCCTGCACCTCGTGGATCCGGGCCAGCGGACTGCGGCCCGCACCGTGTCCGGCCCGGTGCACGGGCCATGTCCTTCCGCGCGGGATGCCGATGGGGGGACTATCCGCCACCCATGAGGTCCCCACCGGACGTCGCCGGGGATGCGATCTTCGGTCGGGTGACGTGCTGAGGCCGCTTCGATACGGTGAAGTCCGCACCGAGGCGGTCGCCGAGAGCGTCCACCTCTGACACCGACACTCAGGAGCGACCTGACCGATGCCTGCAGCACGACGCGACCAGATCCTTCCCCTCGCCGTCGGGGGAGCGGCCGCGGCCGCTCTCGGCATGGTCCCGCTGCATCGGCTGCCGCGCCCGGTGCAGGTCGCCTATGTCCTCGTCCCGGCGGTGCTCACCGCCACGATCACCTACGCTGCCGAGGGGGCGCGGAGCCCCCGGCAGGTGGACGGGACAGCGACGACGCCCCTGGCCCAGGCTCCAGCCCGAACCCCGGCTTCCGCGTCGGCCGCGGAGGATGCGCAGCCCACCGACGGCGAGAGCAGCAGGTCGCAGCCGTGGTTCGCCCGATTCGGCCTGTCCGTCGGGCTCGGCGCCGTCGTCGCCGGAGGGGGTGTCGCCGCGATCCGGATCGACCATCGGGTGGAGAACGCTCTGCGATCCCGCGGTGTGCCGTCGCCACGCCTGGTCATCGGACTCGCGACCGGGGTTCTCACCGTCGCCTCGGTGGCGATCGATGATTCCGGGGACTCCGAGGGGTGACCGGCGCCCGGTCGGATGCGATGGAGCCCTCATGGACATTCGGCCCTCAGGGATCACGCGGCAGATTCCAGCACGCTGCTGCAGAGAGCATCGACGCAGTCTGCGAGCCGGAAGCGTGCGCCGCCCGTCGTCGCAGCGATGCGCTCGGGATCGGTGTCCTGCCCCGCGCTGGAGACGGTGGGGGCGTCGGGCCGCACGCGCACGGACTCGTGCAGGGCGGGCCAGCGAGCCTGGACGGAGTGGGCCGCACGGTCCAGCACCTGGAAGCGCGGCGCGAGCGGGGTCGCGCGAGCTGTGTCGGGGACGAGGCGGAGTCCGCCTTCGTGAACCATCACATGGTGGCGTCGGCACAGCAGGGCCAGGCCCTCGATGTCGGTTGCTCCGCCCTCTGACCAGGGCGTGGTGTGGTGGGCGTCGAGGTGACGGCTCTGATGGCAGCCGGGGAAGCTGCAGACACCGTCGCGCAGGCGCAGGGCGCGCCGCTGGGCTCGGGATGCGAGACGTCGGGACCTGCCCAGGTGCAGCACCTCGCCCCCGGCATCGGTGATCATCAGCGCGACCTTTCCGGTGCAGGCCAACCGCTCCGCCGTGCGGGGCTCCAGAGGCCCCTGTCCGACGACGCCGCAGCGCGGGGGCGTTCCTGCGGGAACGTCGGCGGCGGCGCCGGTCCCGGGTGTCGGGACCGGTGCGAGGTCGGGGCCGACGGCGGCCGACGCAAGGGAGGGCTCAGACGTTCCCGCGGGAACGTCTGGAGCGAGGGCGTGCTCGGGCGTTCCCGCGGGAACGTGGTCGGTGAGCGTGTCGGCGCTGACCTCGACGATGACCAGATGGCGGTCCTCCCCGGAACGGTCGTCCGGTTCGGCGTCGAGAAAGGTGCGGGCGATGTCGTGCAGGGCATCCGCTTTGCGCTGTTCCAGGGTCGGGGTGGCGCTGATCTCCGCCGCCTTCGCCGCGAGGTCATCGGGGCTCGGCTCCGCGGCACCGCTGCTCGACAGATCCTCGGCGTCGGATTCTGCCATCGAGGGGTCGTGACCGTCGCGGTCCAGGGCCAGGTCCAGAGCGGTGACCACCTCGGCGCCCATCTCGGCCGGCAGCACTGCCCGGATCTCGACCATGCCGTCCCCGCGGGTCTGCCAGCGGGCCTCGCGGATCGCGTCCTGTTCGAGGCGGCTGCCGTCGACGGCGCGGAAGGAGGAGATGGCCCGGGCGAGTTGGGAGGCGGTCATCGCCCGGGCCATCTCCACCAGCATGGTCTCGTCGACGCGCCCGACGACGCGGGTGATCTCTCGGACCTTGGAGTAGGACAGCCGACCGGCCCGGAACTCCTCGACGGTCAGCGGCATCTCCGGCAGGGCCCGGGACACCCGCACGTGCTCGCGAGAGGTGCCCGGGGTCATCGAGCACGCCCAGGCGAGCCAGTGGGCCGTGGACTTCAGGCCCACGAAGCACCTCGTCCCATCGCGAGCGTCGAAGTCGGCGACCATCAGCAGCAGTTCGCAGGTGGCTTCGGCGATCAGAGCCGCCTGCTGCTGGATCTGCTGCCCCAGTTCCTCGGCCTCCGGCCGGGCGAGACGGTGGGGACGGGGTGAATCCGACTGATCGGGTCTCGGGGGCAGCGGGGTGAGGGTCATGACGGTCTCCAACCGGCGGGGGTTCTGGACTGCAGTCCCAGTGCACCAGAGGGCACCGACATCCGAGACAGGAGACCGAGCGCTGTGGACCGACGCGGGGTGGGGAGGATGGTGTCTGGGAGCTGGGAGCTGGGAGCTGGGAGCTGGGAGCTGGGAGCTGGGAGCTGGGAGCTGGGAGCTGGGAGCTGGGAGCTGGGAGCTGGGAGCTGGGAGCCGGCCCCGATGGGCTCACTTCGCCGGCGAGCGCTCCGTGATCGTCAGGTCCAGCGGGAAATCGACGACGCTGCCGGGGAACAGCAGACGTCCGGCCGCTTCGGCGGAAGTCAGGATCGCCGAGGCGGCGGCGTCGGCCTGCGCGGCCGGGGCATGAACGATCACCTCGTCGTGCAGGAAGAAGACGAGGTGGGCCCGTCGGGCGAACACCGGGCCCGAGGGCGTCGCCTGCTCCGCCTCCGGGACCGGATCGAAACCGGCCAGGGACAGCCGCAGCGCCGCGAGCCAGGACAGCGCCCATTCCGCGGCCGTGCCCTGGACGACGAAGTTGCGGGTGAACCGGCCCCGGTCGCGGGCCGCACGCCGTGCGCGCTCCTGCTCTCCCGAGGCGGCATCGGGGAGGTTCGCGGTGGTCTGCGCGCGGGTCCACTCGGCCTCCGGGGCGGGGGAGGAGCGGCCCAGCCAGGTCGAGACGGTCCCGCCCCGCTCCCCGGTGGCGGCGGCCTCGTCGACCAGGCGCATCGCCGCGGGGAAGTTCCGCCGCAGCCGCGGCACCACCCGGCCGCTGTCCCCCGTGGTGCCGCCGTACAGCGCGCCGAGCACTCCTACCTTGGCCTCCTGGCGGGTCTCGACCACGCCGGCGTCGACGATGCCCGCATAGAGGTCGCGATCCGCGCCCGCGGCCGCCATCGCGCTGTCGCCGGACATCGCGGCCAGCACGCGCGGTTCCAGCTGGGACACGTCGGCACTGACCAGACGCCAGCCCTCGTCGGCCCGCAGTGCGGGGCGCAGCTGGCGCGGGATCTGCAGCGCCCCGCCGCCACTGGCCGCCCAGCGGCCCGTGACCACGCCGCCGGGGACGTAGACGGGCCGGTATCGGCCGTCGTCGACCCACTCGTCCAGCCAGGTCCAGCCGTTGGCGGTCAGCAGGCGGGACATCTTCTTGTAGCGCAGCAGCGGCTCGATCGCCGGGTGGTCGTGCTCCAGCAGCTCCCACTGCGAAGTGGACTCGACGTCGATCTCCGCCCGGTGCAGGGCGCGCAGGAGCTTCGGCGGGGAGTCGATGCTCAGCGTCGGGTCACCGAGCGCGCTGCGCACCTCCGCGGCGGCCTCGACCATCCGCGCCGGCGCCTGCCCGGTGCCCGGGCGGGGGCCGAGCGCCTCGGCGAGGATGCGGTCGTGCTCGGCGACGTCCCAGGGGACCCCTGCGGCGTGGAGCTCGGCGGCCACCAGCGCCCCGGCCGATTCGGCCGCCACCAGCAGTCGCAGCCGGCCCGGATCGGCGGAGCCATCGGTCGCCGCGCGGTGCCGGGCGAACTCGGCGAGCGACTCCTCGAGGTCGTGCGGGACTCCACCGCTGCTCGCCGAGGCGTCCAGGTCGAACAGCGTCGCGCCCTGGTCCGGGGCCGCCTCGAGGCCCTGGTCGATGGGGGCGTCCCATGCCGTCGCCGCGCGCACCGGCCCAGGATCCTCCACGAGCTGCGAGTGACGCAGGATCACGTGGATCAGACGCAGGTCGTGGCAGCGGGAGACAGTCACCCCGGCCGCCAGGAGCTGCGGATACCAGGAGGCCGTGTCGCTGAAGACCCAGCGCGGTCGATGCGCGCCCTCGTGGTGCCGGGCGTGCTCGGGCCACTGCTCGGCGGTGAGGTGCGCGGTCTGCAGCTCGCCGCCGTCGGCGTCGAGGTCGACCACCGTCACCGCACCGCGGGCCCCGCGGCCCACGACGGACCAGACCGGGGCCTGCTGGCTCACCAGCCCCGCTCGCGCCACTCGGGCAGCGACGGGCGCTCCGCGCCGAGGGTGGTGTCGTCCCCGTGCCCGGGGTAGACCCAGGTGGCGTCGGGAAGACGGTCGAACACGCGGCGCTCGACGTCCTCGATCAGCTGCGTGAAGCGCTCGGGATCCGAGTCGGTGTTGCCCACGCCGCCGGGGAACAGCGAATCGCCCGTGAAGAGGTGGTGCGTCTCGGTGCCCTCCTCATCGGCGCCGCGCCACAGCACGGCGACCGAGCCCGGCGTGTGGCCGCGCAGCGCGATGATCTCGACCTGCTGCTCGCCGACCTCGAGCACGTCCCCGTGGGAGAGCGGGTGATCGGTGGCGGTCATGATCCGTTCGGCGTCCGGGCCGCCGGCCGCCGTGCGCGCGCCGGTGGCGGCGGACAGCTCGGCGAGCGCCCCGATGTGGTCGTGATGGCTGTGGGTGGTGACGATCAGGTCCAGCTGCTCCTGCTCGGACCCCTCGGCGACCAGACGGCGCAGCCGCTCCGGCTCGGCGGCCGCATCGATCAGCAGCTGCGCGCCGGTCGACCGGCAGGTCAGCAGATAGGTGTTGTTGTTCATCGACCCCACCGAGGCCTTGCGGATCTGCAGCCCGGGAAGGGTGCGCAGAGCGCTGTCACCATGGGGTTCGACGTGTCCGGTGTACTCGTTGGCGACCATGCCCCCAGTATGTCGCGTCTCTCCCCGGCGAACAACTGTTCGAACGTCGGTGACGCTCGTAGGATGTCCGGGTGACTGATTCCCTCGTCGTCCGCGGTGCGCGCGAGCACAACCTCAAGAACATCGACATCGATATCCCCCGGGACCGCCTGGTGGTCTTCTCCGGGCTGTCCGGATCCGGTAAGAGCTCCCTGGCCTTCGACACCATCTTCGCCGAGGGCCAGCGCCGGTACGTGGAGTCGTTGTCGGCCTATGCCCGGCAGTTCCTGGGGCAGATGGACAAGCCCTCGGTCGATCTCATCGAGGGGCTCTCCCCGGCGGTCTCCATCGACCAGAAGTCCACCAACCGCAACCCGCGCTCGACGGTCGGCACGATCACGGAGATCTACGACTACCTGCGCCTGCTGTTCTCGCGCACCGGCGTCCAGCACTGCCCGATCTGCGGCGAACCGGTCAGCTCCTCCTCGGCCGAGCAGATCGTCGACACCCTGCTCGAGCAGAGCGAGGGCACCCGCTTCCAGCTCCTGGCCCCGGTCGTGCAGGGCCGCAAGGGCGAGCACGTCGATCTGATCAGCGCGCTGCGCTCCCAGGGCTACGCCCGCGCCCGGGTCGACGGGACCACCCGGCGCCTGGACGAGGAGATCAGCCTCGAGAAGAACATCAAGCACACCATCGAGGTGGTCGTGGACCGCCTCGCGGCCAAGCCCGACGCGCGCCGCCGCCTCACCGACTCGGTCGAGACCGCGCTGCGTCTGGCCGAAGGCATCGTGGTGGTCGACTTCGTGGACCTCGAGGAGGGCTCCGAGGACCGCCTGCGGCGCTTCTCGGAGAAGCGTGCGTGCCCCAACGACCACCCGCTGGCCATCGACGACATCGAGCCGCGCACCTTCTCGTTCAACGCGCCCTACGGCGCCTGCCCCGAGTGCACCGGCATCGGGATGCGCCTCGAGGTGGATCCCGAGCTCGTGATCCCGGACGAGGACCTCAGCCTCGCCGACGGGGCGATCGCGCCGTGGGCCATGGGCTCCGCGGATCGCCACCAGGAGGTGATGGCCGCGCTCTCCGAGGAGCTGAGCTTCTCGATGGACACGCCGTGGCGGGCGCTGCCGGAGCGGGCCCGGGAGGCCCTGCTGCACGGCAAGGATTACAAGGTCCACGTGAAGTACTGCAACCGCTTCGGGCGCGAGCGGACCTACGCCACCGGGTTCGAGGGCGTCATGCACTTCCTCGAGCGTCGCCACTCCGACACCGAGTCGGACTGGGCCAAGGAGCGCTACGAGCAGTTCATGCGGGAGGTGCCGTGCCCCGCCTGCCAGGGCGCGCGGCTGCGCCCGGAGGTGCTCGCGGTCACCGTCGGCGGCCGGTCCATCTCCGAGGTCACGGAGATGTCGATCCGCGACGCGCTGACCTTCCACGAGGGTCTCGAGCTCGGCGTGCGCGAGGCCGCGATCGCCGACGAGGTGCTCCGCGAGATCCGCTCCCGCCTGGGATTCCTGCTCGACGTGGGACTGGACTACCTCAACCTCGCCCGGGCGGCCGGGACGCTGTCCGGCGGGGAGGCCCAGCGCATCCGCCTGGCCACCCAGATCGGCTCCGGACTGGTGGGAGTGCTCTACGTGCTCGACGAACCCTCGATCGGACTTCACCAGCGCGACAACGATCGCCTCATCGGAACCCTGACGCGGCTGCGGGACCTCGGCAACACGCTGATCGTCGTCGAGCACGACGAGGACACCCTCAACGCCGCCGACTGG encodes the following:
- a CDS encoding MBL fold metallo-hydrolase gives rise to the protein MVANEYTGHVEPHGDSALRTLPGLQIRKASVGSMNNNTYLLTCRSTGAQLLIDAAAEPERLRRLVAEGSEQEQLDLIVTTHSHHDHIGALAELSAATGARTAAGGPDAERIMTATDHPLSHGDVLEVGEQQVEIIALRGHTPGSVAVLWRGADEEGTETHHLFTGDSLFPGGVGNTDSDPERFTQLIEDVERRVFDRLPDATWVYPGHGDDTTLGAERPSLPEWRERGW
- a CDS encoding bifunctional 3'-5' exonuclease/DNA polymerase gives rise to the protein MVSQQAPVWSVVGRGARGAVTVVDLDADGGELQTAHLTAEQWPEHARHHEGAHRPRWVFSDTASWYPQLLAAGVTVSRCHDLRLIHVILRHSQLVEDPGPVRAATAWDAPIDQGLEAAPDQGATLFDLDASASSGGVPHDLEESLAEFARHRAATDGSADPGRLRLLVAAESAGALVAAELHAAGVPWDVAEHDRILAEALGPRPGTGQAPARMVEAAAEVRSALGDPTLSIDSPPKLLRALHRAEIDVESTSQWELLEHDHPAIEPLLRYKKMSRLLTANGWTWLDEWVDDGRYRPVYVPGGVVTGRWAASGGGALQIPRQLRPALRADEGWRLVSADVSQLEPRVLAAMSGDSAMAAAGADRDLYAGIVDAGVVETRQEAKVGVLGALYGGTTGDSGRVVPRLRRNFPAAMRLVDEAAATGERGGTVSTWLGRSSPAPEAEWTRAQTTANLPDAASGEQERARRAARDRGRFTRNFVVQGTAAEWALSWLAALRLSLAGFDPVPEAEQATPSGPVFARRAHLVFFLHDEVIVHAPAAQADAAASAILTSAEAAGRLLFPGSVVDFPLDLTITERSPAK
- a CDS encoding DUF222 domain-containing protein, which produces MTLTPLPPRPDQSDSPRPHRLARPEAEELGQQIQQQAALIAEATCELLLMVADFDARDGTRCFVGLKSTAHWLAWACSMTPGTSREHVRVSRALPEMPLTVEEFRAGRLSYSKVREITRVVGRVDETMLVEMARAMTASQLARAISSFRAVDGSRLEQDAIREARWQTRGDGMVEIRAVLPAEMGAEVVTALDLALDRDGHDPSMAESDAEDLSSSGAAEPSPDDLAAKAAEISATPTLEQRKADALHDIARTFLDAEPDDRSGEDRHLVIVEVSADTLTDHVPAGTPEHALAPDVPAGTSEPSLASAAVGPDLAPVPTPGTGAAADVPAGTPPRCGVVGQGPLEPRTAERLACTGKVALMITDAGGEVLHLGRSRRLASRAQRRALRLRDGVCSFPGCHQSRHLDAHHTTPWSEGGATDIEGLALLCRRHHVMVHEGGLRLVPDTARATPLAPRFQVLDRAAHSVQARWPALHESVRVRPDAPTVSSAGQDTDPERIAATTGGARFRLADCVDALCSSVLESAA
- a CDS encoding DUF664 domain-containing protein; its protein translation is MTDSAQESVARSLALRDLVRHRDHVLRTIDGLGESELDHVAAPSGWTPRSMLSHLIHDVESFWLRAVLGGDGTAIDQLRDGWRAPPLPGPALREAYRRETALGDAALARADLNAPPLWWPPVEVFDAPRLLTGWEILLRVIDETAVHAGHLDMAREAMDGHQDLVVG
- the uvrA gene encoding excinuclease ABC subunit UvrA; the encoded protein is MTDSLVVRGAREHNLKNIDIDIPRDRLVVFSGLSGSGKSSLAFDTIFAEGQRRYVESLSAYARQFLGQMDKPSVDLIEGLSPAVSIDQKSTNRNPRSTVGTITEIYDYLRLLFSRTGVQHCPICGEPVSSSSAEQIVDTLLEQSEGTRFQLLAPVVQGRKGEHVDLISALRSQGYARARVDGTTRRLDEEISLEKNIKHTIEVVVDRLAAKPDARRRLTDSVETALRLAEGIVVVDFVDLEEGSEDRLRRFSEKRACPNDHPLAIDDIEPRTFSFNAPYGACPECTGIGMRLEVDPELVIPDEDLSLADGAIAPWAMGSADRHQEVMAALSEELSFSMDTPWRALPERAREALLHGKDYKVHVKYCNRFGRERTYATGFEGVMHFLERRHSDTESDWAKERYEQFMREVPCPACQGARLRPEVLAVTVGGRSISEVTEMSIRDALTFHEGLELGVREAAIADEVLREIRSRLGFLLDVGLDYLNLARAAGTLSGGEAQRIRLATQIGSGLVGVLYVLDEPSIGLHQRDNDRLIGTLTRLRDLGNTLIVVEHDEDTLNAADWVVDIGPLAGEHGGQVIHSGSVEGLKKNPNSLTGRYLSGELSIPLPLTRRPVDRSRMVTVVAPRANNLVGQDVSFPLGVLTAVTGVSGSGKSSLVNDILYGVLAKELNRARIVPGRHKRVTGLEHLDKVVHVDQSPIGRTPRSNPATYTGVWDRVRTLFAQTAEAKIRGYTAGRFSFNVKGGRCEACSGDGTLKIEMNFLPDVYVQCEVCHGQRYNRETLEVTFKDKNVAEVLDMSIAEALEFFDAVPAIRRQMQTLVDVGMGYVKLGQSATTLSGGEAQRVKLSSELHKRSNGRTAYVLDEPTTGLHFEDVRKLLSVLGGLVDKGNTVIIIEHNLDVIKTADHVIDLGPEGGAGGGRVVATGTPEDVAAVTGSYTGHFLAPMLEAGRSGSAERTDRADHTDRAVRSGRR
- a CDS encoding pyrimidine dimer DNA glycosylase/endonuclease V; amino-acid sequence: MRLWSLHPRHLERQGLTGCWRESLLAQAVLAGRTRGYRSHPQLERFRAQVDPLAALGAYLDVLAEEATARGYRFDRTRIDEAPNGGARPARIPVPDGQLACEWEHLLAKLEQRDPVRWQRVRRLAAPEPHPLFTVVPGAVASWERASPGGRPRSPGPAAPEIGPA